A part of Papilio machaon chromosome 21, ilPapMach1.1, whole genome shotgun sequence genomic DNA contains:
- the LOC106713005 gene encoding inositol oxygenase, whose protein sequence is MCAQVGKVPLTDPSLLLRPEKVYDDKPLTAFRDYSVDDEDPIKQRVRRTYYTMHTHTTVDFVKGKMEKWLKFNHFKSTIKDALIRLNELVDESDPDTDLPNIVHAFQTAERIRQDYPEDDWFHLTGLIHDLGKVMAFYGEPQWCVVGDTFPVGCKWGPSIVYGDDSFKDNPDTYNPKYNTEYGMYEPQCGIERLMMSWGHDEYLYRVLVHNRARLPRRALFMIRYHSFYPWHAGGDYKHLITAQDDHILQAVLEFNKYDLYTKSAAVPDVEALWPYYERLIDKYIPGELEW, encoded by the exons ATGTGTGCTCAAGTT GGCAAGGTCCCGCTGACTGACCCGTCGCTGCTTCTGCGGCCGGAGAAGGTGTACGATGACAAGCCGCTGACGGCCTTCCGGGACTACTCCGTCGACGACGAGGACCCTATCAAGCAGCGCGTGCGCAGGACGTACTACACCATGCACACACACACCACCGTCGACTTTGTCAAAG GCAAGATGGAGAAGTGGCTCAAATTCAACCACTTCAAGTCGACGATAAAGGACGCGCTGATCCGACTGAACGAACTGGTGGACGAGTCGGACCCCGACACCGACCTTCCTAACATCGTGCACGCGTTCCAGACCGCGGAGCGCATTCGCCAGGACTACCCCGAGGACGACTGGTTCCACCTCACGGGGCTCATCCACGATCTGGGCAAGGTGATGGCCTTTTACGGCGAGCCGCAGTGGTGCGTCGTGGGCGATACCTTCCCCGTGGGTTGCAAGTGGGGGCCCAGCATCGTCTACGGCGACGATAGCTTCAAGGATAACCCCGACACCTACAACCCCAAGTACAA CACGGAGTACGGCATGTACGAGCCACAGTGCGGCATCGAGCGGCTGATGATGTCGTGGGGGCACGACGAGTACCTCTACCGTGTCCTCGTACACAACCGCGCGCGTCTGCCGCGCCGCGCCCTCTTCATGATCAG GTACCACTCGTTCTATCCGTGGCACGCGGGCGGAGACTACAAGCACCTCATCACCGCACAGGACGACCACATCCTGCAAGCCGTGCTCGAGTTCAA TAAATACGACCTATACACGAAGAGTGCGGCGGTGCCTGACGTCGAGGCGCTGTGGCCGTACTACGAGCGACTCATCGACAAGTACATTCCCGGAGAGCTCGAGTGGTGA
- the LOC106712952 gene encoding protein suppressor of white apricot: MSVKWTGIHSESGILRKSEFKEKKEELFVFGYSCKLFRDDEKALHIDQGKHLIPWMGDESLKIDRYDARGALHELASLEAPPGGYDWRVELTRAERHAELLCDEERYRALHTDEDEEEMYKEEELKRLHAAGYGQVGFNYEAGAPQSQPSEPPPQEVDEPFLPSDTFKALLPPHIILPETEKQNAIIEKTAKFIASQGAQMEILIKAKQGDNPQFQFLSKECALHAYYAALVALVKTGKWPEKPPPPVEEKHPEPSEDYLHPSLASTIIESAPSIPSIAYRPSADCDYTLLVSRLRGSPPPPPRGTPPPPGTAPLPPPPPPPPPPPPPLASHAHAHIERGPVLFAHVTAESSQQVQPEQPPPAPPAPAPPPAPAAPTAPPAPTVISAAASTGLSLMKHYNSDTDSDTDESSSRESKESRGEEEPPEEVRLVIDKMAAYVSRNGDQFADIVRAKRDPRFAFLQPAHAHHAYYTRMLRLRRAHTAHKPAPAQGVVSFSIKKHKEPDPILPKPALPYESSSEDESEGSKREQRRERPEESEPRNAPAPLALHNMMPPVVVYKLEGGQHNHLPIVKSFEAAPAVKQPPKPAPLLAEVNEPLKATEMPVVLPENPVKVTPPKMEKIEENVEKKEVLSQRSESGASKSKHRESPDRSGRDRRRRDRKRTHRSKSDSREVRRADRRSAERDRERRDKEYDRNKKKRKASKEATYSEIISLVDNSDDLIDLTEEPADCKGGAEELLRRAGLRAPAALPTTSLASAMVDTLETLRKKKEEEEEKRRRRDKRRRRERRELEEAGRRRGGGRRRRSSAEERSDCEGSKRKKRKKDKKHSSRDKKKRRRESEVEEEEEDLPIEIDLTSTLRGLRTASPSRDLGLVPAPTPHSRSDDEDEEVGEEEENGKVMRGGKRREGGGGRRQRREYSEGECDSDSGAASDTDL, from the exons ATGTCAGTAAAATGGACTGGTATTCACAGTGAGTCAGGCATATTACGAAAGAGTGAGTTTAAAGAGAAGAAAGAAGAGTTATTCGTGTTCGGCTACTCGTGCAAACTGTTCAGGGACGATGAGAAAGCCCTGCACATTGACCAAGGCAAGCACCTCATACCGTGGATGGGGGACGAATCATTGAAAATCGACAG ATATGACGCGCGCGGCGCCCTGCACGAGCTGGCGTCGCTGGAGGCGCCGCCCGGGGGCTACGACTGGCGCGTGGAGCTGACGCGCGCCGAGCGCCATGCTGAGCTGCTCTGCGATGAGGAGCGATACCGCGCCCTGCACACTGACGAGGATGAGGAGGAGATGTACAAAG AGGAGGAGCTGAAGCGTCTGCACGCAGCGGGCTACGGGCAGGTGGGCTTCAATTACGAGGCGGGCGCTCCCCAGTCACAACCGTCGGAGCCCCCGCCGCAGGAGGTGGACGAGCCCTTCCTGCCCAGCGACACATTCAAGGCCCTCTTGCCTCCTCACattatattg CCCGAGACCGAGAAACAGAATGCAATAATTGAGAAGACGGCAAAGTTCATAGCGAGCCAGGGTGCGCAGATGGAAATCCTGATCAAGGCCAAGCAGGGGGACAACCCTCAGTTCCAGTTCCTCAGCAAGGAGTGCGCCCTGCACGCGTACTACGCTGCCCTCGTCGCGCTCGTCAAGACCGGCAAGTGGCCTGAGAAGCCCCCGCCACCTGTTGAAG AGAAACATCCCGAGCCTAGTGAGGATTATCTTCATCCGAGCTTGGCCTCTACTATCATTGAATCT GCGCCCTCTATCCCGAGCATCGCGTACCGTCCGTCCGCAGACTGCGACTACACGCTGCTGGTGTCGCGTCTGCGGGGCTCCccgccgcccccgccccgcggCACTCCGCCCCCGCCCGGCACCGCGCCcctgcccccgcccccgcccccgcccccgcccccgcccccgcccctcGCCAGCCACGCGCACGCGCACATCGAACGCGGCCCCGTGCTCTTCGCGCACG TTACAGCGGAGTCGAGTCAGCAAGTGCAGCCCGAGCAgccgccccccgcgcccccagcacccgccccgccccccgcacccgccGCGCCCACAGCACCCCCCGCGCCCACCGTCATCTCGGCCGCCGCCTCCACCGGCCTCAGCCTTATGAAACACTACAACTCCGACACAGACTCGG ATACGGACGAGTCGTCGTCGAGGGAGTCGAAGGAGTCGCGCGGTGAGGAGGAGCCGCCGGAGGAGGTGCGGCTGGTCATCGACAAGATGGCGGCGTACGTCTCCCGCAACGGCGACCAGTTCGCGGACATCGTGCGCGCCAAGCGGGACCCGCGCTTCGCCTTCCTGCAGCCGGCACATGCGCACCACGCGTACTACACGCGTATGCTGCGTCTGCGTCGCGCACACACCGCACACAAACCAGCACCAGCACAAG GTGTGGTATCGTTTTCGATCAAGAAGCACAAGGAGCCCGACCCCATCCTGCCGAAGCCCGCGCTGCCCTACGAGTCCAGCTCCGAGGACGAGTCCGAGGGCTCCAAGCGCGAGCAGCGGCGGGAGCGGCCGGAGGAGAGCGAGCCGAGGAATGCGCCCGCGCCGCTCGCCCTCCACAACATGATGCCCCCCGTCGTCGTCTACAAGCTGGAGGGCGGCCAGCACAACCACCTGCCCATCGTCAAGTCCTTCGAGGCGGCGCCTGCAGTCAAGCAACCGCCCAAACCTGCGCCCCTCCTCGCGGAGGTGAACGAACCTCTTAAGGCTACAGAGATGCCCGTCGTTCTTCCTGAAAATCCGGTCAAAGTCACTCCTCCGAAAATGGAGAAAATCGAAGAAAACGTAGAAAAGAAGGAAGTTTTATCGCAAAGGAGCGAAAGCGGTGCAAGCAAAAGTAAACATAGGGAGAGTCCCGACAGGAGCGGGCGGGACAGGCGGCGCCGCGACCGCAAGAGGACGCATCGCTCCAAGTCTGACAGCAGGGAGGTGAGGAGGGCCGACAGGAGGAGTGCGGAGAGAGATCGCGAGAGGAGGGATAAAGAGTACGATAGAAACAAAAAGAAGAGGAAAGCGAGCAAAGAGGCGACCTACAGCGAGATAATTTCACTGGTGGACAACTCCGACGATCTGATAGACCTCACCGAGGAGCCGGCCGACTGCAAAG GAGGCGCGGAGGAGCTGCTGCGCCGCGCCGGCCTGCGCGCGCCCGCAGCACTGCCCACCACCAGCCTCGCCTCCGCCATG GTGGACACGCTGGAGACGCTGCGCAAGAAgaaggaggaggaggaggagaaGCGACGACGACGTGACAAGCGAAGGCGCAGGGAGAGGCGAG AGCTGGAGGAGGCGGGGCGGCGGCGCGGAGGAGGACGACGCCGCAG GTCGTCAGCGGAGGAGCGCTCCGACTGCGAGGG GTCTAAAAGGAAAAAACGCAAAAAGGATAAGAAACACAGCTCCCGCGACAAGAAGAAGAGAAGGAGGGAGAGCGAGgtggaggaggaggaggaggaccTGCCCATCGAGATCGACCTGACGAGCACGCTGCGGGGCCTGCGCACCGCCTCGCCCTCCCGCGACCTGGGCCTGGTGCCCGCCCCGACCCCACACTCGCGCTCCGACGACGAGGACGAGGAGGTGGGGGAGGAGGAGGAGAATGGGAAGGTGATGCGCGGCGGCAAGCGGCGGGAGGGCGGCGGGGGGCGCAGGCAGAGGCGCGAGTACAGCGAGGGCGAGTGCGACAGCGACAGCGGCGCAGCATCCGACACCGACCTCTAG